The Caenorhabditis elegans chromosome I genome includes the window CTAACAGTTGCGCttcttattattttcaatttctataattttcagagccgTTTTCAGGAGTAAAAGGTCTCTATGGAAAAGCCTGTAAGAGATACAATTCGCTATATTAAATCAAGTCTTTCAATATTCATTTCCTTCATAAAATCTATActaaaattatcgaaataCTCATATTCTTCCGTAAGTTCTTATTTGCGCTGGAATTGATCATAATGTACAACATTAATTGGAGAAGTTGATTTTGGAAGCGCCATGAGAAGCTCCCGAATCAGCATGACAATCCCATTCATGGTTGGTCTTTGCGAAGGATTTGCACGTGTGGCACGGCCAATCAAGCGACGCATGTCATTCAGAACACGAGGCTcttctgaaaacaataaatatattttccttcaaaactCAGATATGTACCTTGTGGTGGCTCACTGTAAGACTTGAGAATTTCAGACTCGAGAATTTGCTCGAAGAGACGTCCCAAAGTGAAAACGCCGCTTTCCTTTGAAAGTTTACGAGTGAAGGCAACTTCTGGAGCATTCGAATCATAATCAACCATTGTCACAGTGTTAtccgattttctgaaaaattgtttggaatACTACGCAACTTTCAATTATATGACAAACCCTTCATAGAGCAATCCGCTAGCACCATTGAACACCAACTCATAGttcattgttttttcatttttgtagcCCAAAACATAAAAGTTATCCACTTTTGAAGCTCCATGATAGATATCAAAACGATGAAGCTCCGATAAGATACGGACAGCAGCAGAGCACAACTGAAAACGTCAAATTCAGTGGGTGTTTTATATTCAATAAATCACGACTATTCAAGAAATTCCTTCGAAATTAAAGATTTCAAGCCCCAGAAATTTGTCTTGACTTTTGAAGTATAACAACATAAGACTGTTTTTAAGAAGGTTCGAATTGTTATGTTTCGTCCTAATTCTGAAAAGTCAAACCTTGATTCTTTGTGCCAAATCCAAATGAGTATCAAAGTTCTTCAAGAAATCTTTCAATGAACATCCAACTTGATTTTCTTGATGCCTgtaataaatttataattttcatccTCTCATTAAATATCTCACTCATAAATCAATGTTGGTGGGTTGAGAATAGCTCCAATTGGAAGACGAATTGGAAGGTTTCTCGCTGCCAATGCTTTTCCCTCGACAAGATTCTGAACTtgatttaatttggaaaatagctttgaaaagttttcaacaaaccTCATAGAACACTTTGAGGTCTGAAATAGTCGGGTTATGAAGTTCTTCGAACAATGCTTTCTTGATCTTTCCATCCGCAAACTTCATTTCTCCAGTATAAACCtttaaattaatgaaattgaGAAAGCCGAGTTACCTGTctctctaaaaaaattgtcaaactttcaactgtttttttaaattcgagtCATATTcgagttttcgattttctcaccAAATGAAAGAAATCCTGCGATTGAATTTTCTTATCTTTGATTCTTTTTCCTGTCTTGCAAATGTTGTGCACATTTGTCGAAGAAAGTCCAAGAAGACGGTTCATTGAAATGTTCTCATCCAGTACACC containing:
- the comp-1 gene encoding Protein kinase domain-containing protein (Confirmed by transcript evidence) produces the protein MTLVESKHDFEMTEKSMENDDDIKDAIFNNVPITFIEAFVLKNPGDFSMSKSLDGAYYLSIVPGNNKMKKETSRAIHLRIDHSENEYAIQGMLFARSQTLEQLVYHLKNDFTDILGGVLDENISMNRLLGLSSTNVHNICKTGKRIKDKKIQSQDFFHLVYTGEMKFADGKIKKALFEELHNPTISDLKVFYENLVEGKALAARNLPIRLPIGAILNPPTLIYEHQENQVGCSLKDFLKNFDTHLDLAQRIKLCSAAVRILSELHRFDIYHGASKVDNFYVLGYKNEKTMNYELVFNGASGLLYEGKSDNTVTMVDYDSNAPEVAFTRKLSKESGVFTLGRLFEQILESEILKSYSEPPQEEPRVLNDMRRLIGRATRANPSQRPTMNGIVMLIRELLMALPKSTSPINVVHYDQFQRK